In one Helicobacter ibis genomic region, the following are encoded:
- a CDS encoding chemotaxis response regulator CheY, which translates to MKMVVVDDSSTMRRIIKNTLARLGYEDILEGENGVEGWEKMDSNPDVKVLITDWNMPEMNGLDLVKKVRADDRFKDIPIIMVTTEGGKTEVITALKAGVNNYIVKPFTPQVLKEKLEVVLGVND; encoded by the coding sequence TTGAAAATGGTTGTTGTTGATGATAGTTCAACTATGAGAAGGATTATAAAAAATACATTGGCTAGACTTGGTTATGAAGATATTCTAGAGGGAGAGAATGGCGTTGAAGGTTGGGAGAAGATGGATTCAAATCCTGATGTTAAAGTTCTCATCACTGACTGGAATATGCCAGAAATGAATGGCTTGGACTTGGTAAAAAAAGTTAGAGCTGATGATAGATTCAAAGATATACCAATAATTATGGTTACAACAGAAGGTGGAAAGACAGAAGTTATAACAGCTCTTAAGGCAGGTGTTAATAACTATATCGTTAAACCATTTACTCCTCAAGTCCTAAAAGAAAAGTTGGAAGTTGTTCTTGGCGTTAATGACTAA
- a CDS encoding 3'-5' exonuclease, translated as MVMVFDCETIPDVLLIKSCLKEEFKSRNIEFTSDYEISKNAMQIQKEISGSEFLPLPYHKIVSISAVFCDDYGNFKKVGSFSAIDENREESLIKAFFDYLNNHQPKLVSFNGRNFDIPVLLLRAMKYKIQAESYFEIENQKYNKNKWDNYRQRYSERFHTDLFDVLSNYSFARGLKLDVVANLLDFPGKYDVSGDMVLDLYYDDNLDKIDEYCQSDVLNTYGVYLNYELLQGNLSLDDYREILDSWRKLLPKDKAYYRIFFDKISAQLN; from the coding sequence GTGGTTATGGTGTTTGATTGTGAGACGATCCCTGATGTCTTGCTTATTAAGTCGTGTTTGAAAGAAGAGTTTAAGAGTAGGAATATTGAATTTACAAGCGATTATGAAATAAGCAAAAATGCAATGCAGATTCAAAAAGAAATTAGTGGAAGCGAGTTTTTGCCATTGCCATATCATAAGATAGTTTCGATTTCTGCTGTATTTTGCGATGATTATGGTAATTTTAAAAAAGTAGGAAGCTTTAGTGCTATTGATGAAAATAGAGAAGAATCTTTAATTAAGGCATTTTTTGATTATCTAAATAATCATCAGCCAAAGTTAGTAAGTTTTAATGGTAGAAATTTTGATATTCCTGTATTGCTACTTAGAGCTATGAAATATAAAATACAAGCTGAATCTTATTTTGAGATAGAAAATCAAAAATATAATAAAAATAAATGGGACAATTATAGACAGAGATATAGCGAGAGATTTCATACAGATTTGTTTGATGTTTTGAGTAATTATTCTTTTGCTAGGGGTTTGAAGCTCGATGTGGTAGCAAACTTACTTGATTTTCCCGGCAAATATGATGTAAGTGGTGATATGGTGTTGGATTTGTATTATGATGACAATTTAGACAAAATTGACGAATATTGTCAAAGCGATGTTTTGAATACTTATGGTGTGTATTTAAATTATGAGCTATTGCAGGGGAATTTATCTTTAGATGATTATAGAGAGATATTAGATTCTTGGCGAAAGTTATTACCAAAAGATAAAGCATATTATAGAATCTTTTTTGATAAAATTTCTGCACAGCTTAATTAA
- a CDS encoding SH3 domain-containing protein codes for MIRGIINFFKVYPLPIFVLLLTFAIYYSIFEVVRNSDNNGSRAVTEEESMMSQNSDANATKITTITPDHIPQLIPQLPEDDVQLAQKNNDYLSSKVKSLNIRELPNANSNIVGKLTPSIRVVILEDLGEWVKVGMDNGNVGFVVKAYTKLVESPLLETQTKPKVKISLDNKELYTSSVPRLNIRELPNANSNIVGKLTPDIKVVILEDLGEWVKIGSDVELGFVLKRFLKLANFNEELLEQEDLFTSMVPRLNVRENPSVESVILDKLTPEDRVQIIQEEGEWAKISGTKNGWVVKRSLKRL; via the coding sequence ATGATAAGAGGTATCATAAATTTTTTTAAGGTTTATCCTTTACCAATTTTCGTTCTTCTTTTAACATTTGCTATTTATTATTCTATTTTTGAAGTTGTTAGAAATAGTGATAATAATGGAAGCAGAGCTGTTACCGAAGAGGAATCTATGATGTCTCAAAACTCTGATGCAAATGCTACAAAAATAACGACAATAACACCTGATCACATACCACAATTAATACCTCAATTGCCAGAGGATGATGTGCAACTTGCACAAAAGAATAATGATTATCTAAGCTCTAAAGTAAAATCGCTAAATATTAGAGAACTACCAAATGCTAATTCAAATATAGTTGGAAAACTAACGCCTAGTATAAGAGTTGTGATACTAGAGGATTTAGGAGAATGGGTAAAAGTAGGAATGGATAATGGAAATGTTGGGTTTGTTGTTAAAGCTTATACAAAGCTTGTGGAATCTCCATTGCTAGAAACTCAAACAAAGCCTAAAGTAAAAATATCACTTGACAATAAAGAATTATATACATCTTCTGTGCCTAGATTAAATATTAGAGAACTACCAAATGCTAATTCAAATATAGTTGGAAAACTAACGCCTGATATAAAAGTTGTGATATTAGAGGATTTAGGAGAGTGGGTAAAAATAGGCAGTGATGTTGAGCTTGGGTTTGTGTTAAAAAGATTCTTGAAGTTGGCTAATTTTAATGAAGAACTTTTAGAGCAAGAAGACTTATTTACTTCAATGGTGCCTAGATTAAATGTTAGAGAAAATCCAAGCGTAGAATCTGTAATACTAGATAAATTAACACCTGAAGATAGGGTGCAAATAATACAAGAAGAAGGCGAGTGGGCGAAGATTTCTGGCACTAAAAATGGCTGGGTTGTTAAGCGTTCTTTAAAGAGATTGTAA
- the ftsH gene encoding ATP-dependent zinc metalloprotease FtsH — translation MQKQNNENNDKKQNNFFNQNPLLVFAIFAIIAIVVFKFISPVGDASNRLSGASSTKNINYYELKKLIENKEVDFVAIGQSVLKATSNTNGTKTIYVTQRVNPDNTLIPLLDEKGVEYTGYSESNWLSDMLFGWVLPIFIFFAIWMFLASRMQKNMGNGILGIGSSKKLVNAEKPNVKFDDMAGNVEAKDEVVEIVDFLKNPDRYAALGAKIPKGVLLVGPPGTGKTLLAKAVAGEANVPFFSVSGSSFIEMFVGVGASRVRDLFENAKKEAPSIIFIDEIDAIGKSRAAGGMISGNDEREQTLNQLLAEMDGFNSDLSPVIVLAATNRPEVLDPALLRPGRFDRQVLVDKPDFEGRIEILKVHIKNIKLAKNVDLFEVSKLTAGLAGADLANIVNEAALLAGRNAKKEVEQSDFLEAVERGIAGLEKKSRRISPKEKKIVAYHESGHALIAEITKGAKKVTKVSIIPRGLAALGYTLNTPEENKYLMQKHELLAEVDVLLGGRAAEAVFLGEISTGASNDLERATDIIKAMVSYYGMTDVAGLMVLEKQRNVFLNGGLGSSREYSEEMAQKMDSYIRDILNERFEAVKSSLETYREAIEDIVKELFEKENIDGDKVREIIANYEEKNNLPTKLVKSEEQEEA, via the coding sequence ATGCAAAAACAGAATAACGAGAACAATGACAAAAAACAAAATAATTTTTTTAATCAGAATCCACTTTTAGTATTTGCCATTTTTGCAATCATCGCTATTGTTGTGTTTAAGTTTATTTCTCCAGTCGGAGATGCTTCAAATAGACTTAGTGGGGCAAGTTCTACAAAAAATATCAATTATTATGAATTAAAAAAATTAATAGAAAATAAAGAAGTGGATTTTGTAGCTATTGGTCAAAGTGTGTTGAAGGCTACTTCAAATACAAATGGCACAAAGACTATATATGTTACACAAAGAGTGAATCCAGATAATACGCTAATACCGCTACTAGATGAAAAGGGAGTGGAATATACAGGTTATAGCGAGAGTAATTGGCTTAGTGATATGCTATTTGGCTGGGTGTTGCCTATATTTATTTTCTTTGCGATTTGGATGTTTTTGGCATCAAGAATGCAAAAGAATATGGGAAATGGAATTTTGGGCATTGGTAGTTCAAAAAAGTTAGTAAATGCTGAAAAGCCTAATGTAAAGTTTGATGACATGGCTGGTAATGTTGAGGCTAAAGATGAGGTTGTGGAAATTGTAGATTTTTTAAAGAATCCAGATAGATATGCTGCACTTGGCGCTAAGATTCCAAAGGGTGTTTTATTAGTTGGTCCTCCGGGAACTGGTAAGACATTGCTAGCAAAGGCTGTTGCAGGTGAGGCAAATGTTCCATTCTTTTCTGTTAGTGGAAGTAGTTTTATTGAGATGTTTGTAGGTGTTGGTGCAAGTAGAGTTAGAGATTTGTTTGAAAATGCAAAAAAAGAAGCACCTAGCATAATTTTTATAGATGAGATTGATGCAATCGGTAAGAGTAGAGCTGCAGGTGGAATGATTAGTGGGAATGATGAAAGAGAACAAACTTTAAATCAGCTTTTAGCAGAAATGGATGGGTTTAATTCTGATTTATCTCCTGTTATTGTTCTTGCTGCTACAAATAGACCAGAAGTGCTTGATCCAGCGTTGCTTAGACCTGGTAGATTTGATAGACAAGTGTTGGTTGATAAGCCAGACTTTGAAGGAAGAATCGAAATATTAAAGGTTCATATAAAAAATATTAAGTTAGCAAAAAATGTTGATTTGTTTGAAGTATCAAAATTAACTGCTGGACTTGCTGGTGCTGATTTAGCTAATATAGTTAATGAAGCTGCACTACTTGCAGGTAGAAATGCTAAAAAAGAGGTCGAACAGAGTGATTTCTTAGAGGCAGTTGAGAGGGGTATTGCAGGTTTAGAAAAAAAATCAAGGAGAATCTCACCAAAAGAAAAGAAAATAGTTGCATACCATGAGAGTGGTCATGCGTTAATTGCCGAGATTACAAAAGGTGCAAAAAAAGTAACCAAAGTATCAATAATCCCTAGAGGTTTAGCTGCACTTGGGTATACGCTAAATACCCCTGAAGAAAATAAATATTTAATGCAAAAGCATGAGCTTTTAGCTGAAGTTGATGTGTTGCTTGGAGGCAGGGCTGCAGAGGCTGTGTTTTTAGGAGAGATTTCAACTGGTGCTAGTAATGATTTAGAGAGAGCAACTGATATAATTAAAGCTATGGTTAGTTATTATGGAATGACTGATGTTGCTGGGCTTATGGTGCTAGAAAAACAAAGAAATGTGTTTTTAAATGGTGGTTTAGGTAGCTCTAGAGAGTATAGCGAAGAGATGGCTCAAAAGATGGATTCTTATATAAGAGATATTCTAAATGAGAGATTTGAAGCGGTTAAATCATCTCTTGAGACATATAGGGAAGCTATTGAGGATATAGTTAAGGAATTATTTGAAAAAGAAAATATAGATGGCGATAAGGTAAGAGAGATAATCGCAAACTATGAAGAGAAAAATAATTTACCTACAAAGCTAGTTAAAAGTGAAGAACAAGAAGAAGCATAA
- a CDS encoding shikimate dehydrogenase translates to MQFAVVGNPISHSCSPLLHNSAFIDLGIRGAYGRYLLDESKNFSALKELGLNGANITIPFKEVAFNNCDFVHGIAQKIGVVNTIIFKNSKLHGYNTDADGFFMSLDNEVKSALIIGAGGSSKALAHILKDNNIKITIINRSKDRLESFIKSGFESYAFEDYIHTPHDAIINTTPSSLNKILPMDKSSLQKIFESAKIAYDLLYGIESPFLRLAHTMRLKTKDGKEMLVNQAILAFEIFMDRFCVKYDKKALRDSMYKASLLF, encoded by the coding sequence ATGCAATTTGCAGTTGTTGGAAATCCTATATCGCATTCTTGCTCTCCATTATTACATAATAGTGCCTTTATTGATTTAGGAATTAGAGGTGCTTATGGTAGGTATTTATTAGATGAATCTAAGAATTTTTCTGCTTTGAAGGAGCTAGGATTAAATGGTGCAAATATAACAATCCCATTTAAAGAAGTCGCCTTTAATAATTGTGATTTTGTGCATGGAATCGCACAAAAAATTGGCGTTGTAAATACAATTATCTTTAAAAATTCTAAGCTTCATGGCTATAACACAGATGCAGATGGGTTTTTTATGAGTTTAGACAATGAAGTAAAGAGTGCATTAATAATAGGTGCAGGTGGCTCTTCAAAAGCACTAGCACATATATTAAAAGATAATAATATTAAAATAACCATTATTAATCGTTCAAAGGATAGATTGGAGAGTTTTATAAAAAGTGGTTTTGAATCTTATGCGTTTGAAGATTATATTCACACTCCACATGATGCAATAATAAATACAACTCCTTCAAGTTTAAATAAGATTCTACCTATGGATAAAAGTAGTTTGCAAAAGATTTTTGAATCTGCAAAGATAGCTTATGATTTGCTGTATGGAATAGAATCTCCATTTTTAAGACTGGCACACACTATGAGGCTAAAGACTAAAGATGGCAAAGAAATGCTTGTAAATCAGGCTATCTTGGCATTTGAAATTTTTATGGATAGATTTTGTGTGAAATATGACAAGAAAGCCCTAAGAGATAGTATGTATAAGGCTTCATTATTGTTTTGA
- a CDS encoding PDC sensor domain-containing protein, with protein sequence MLSREIVQFSEMRHEIRAYLCFLLQKNIANNLPHIELNKIIEGLHKVSSEVKIFELLYVLDSSGNLVFDAISPDSSIDYKKGQNHNDRSYFHRSIKEKQSILTDPYPSSASGNLVVTISYPLYNNKGELVYVVCMDIPLDKTALLVKPMPLFGFFVGFRKFIYFVVSVALFFVSLLLLVRGSFSILDSVDNFMFFDIQDVFEATILITLSLAIFDLVRAIFEEEVLGRQKSQDSKMVHKTMIRFLGSIVIALAIEALMLVFKFTIIEPEKLIYAVYLIGGVTLLLVGLSLYMRFATNLKRDD encoded by the coding sequence ATGCTTTCAAGAGAAATAGTTCAATTTAGCGAAATGAGACATGAGATTCGTGCTTATTTGTGTTTTTTGCTACAAAAAAATATAGCAAATAATCTTCCACATATAGAACTAAATAAAATAATAGAAGGACTTCATAAGGTAAGCTCTGAAGTGAAAATTTTTGAGCTTTTGTATGTGCTAGATTCTAGTGGGAATCTTGTTTTTGATGCTATTTCGCCTGATAGTAGCATAGACTATAAAAAGGGGCAAAACCATAATGACAGATCATATTTTCATCGCTCCATAAAAGAGAAGCAGTCAATTCTAACAGATCCGTATCCATCAAGTGCTAGTGGAAACTTGGTAGTAACAATATCGTATCCACTATATAACAACAAAGGTGAATTAGTATATGTTGTATGTATGGATATTCCGCTTGATAAGACTGCTTTGCTTGTTAAGCCGATGCCACTTTTTGGCTTTTTTGTTGGGTTTAGAAAATTTATCTATTTTGTAGTATCAGTTGCGTTGTTTTTTGTTAGTTTGCTATTGTTAGTTCGAGGTAGTTTTAGTATATTGGATTCTGTTGATAATTTTATGTTTTTTGATATACAAGATGTTTTTGAGGCGACTATTTTAATCACGCTATCATTGGCTATTTTTGATTTGGTTAGAGCTATATTTGAAGAGGAAGTCTTAGGTAGGCAAAAGTCTCAAGATTCCAAAATGGTTCATAAGACAATGATAAGATTCTTGGGTTCTATTGTTATTGCTTTGGCTATTGAGGCTTTGATGTTGGTGTTTAAATTTACTATTATTGAGCCTGAAAAGTTAATCTATGCTGTATATTTAATAGGCGGAGTAACATTGCTTTTAGTTGGACTTTCATTATATATGAGGTTTGCTACAAATTTAAAGAGAGATGATTGA
- a CDS encoding pyridoxine 5'-phosphate synthase, with amino-acid sequence MKLGVNIDHIATLREARGINEPDPLEAVFIAKRAGAYQITIHLREDRRHIHDDDVLKIANSSFLPLNVETSINENIIKYLLKIAPHRITLVPEKRKELTTEGGLNIKNNSSTIQKIIDDFHKVGTEVSLFIDCNCVEQCAKLGADMVEIHTGLYANLHLMLFSNLPRTHNTINELSKLRLELQEGLNNSLIDIQEAAKIAKELKLEVAAGHGLNYNNIEPILNIEEITELNIGHSIISRAIFTGLEQAIKDMLTIINSKQ; translated from the coding sequence ATGAAACTTGGAGTAAATATAGACCACATAGCAACACTAAGAGAAGCAAGGGGGATAAATGAACCAGACCCACTTGAAGCAGTATTTATAGCAAAAAGAGCCGGTGCATATCAAATCACAATCCACTTAAGAGAAGATAGAAGACATATACATGATGATGATGTCTTAAAAATTGCAAACTCTTCATTCCTTCCGCTAAATGTAGAGACTTCAATTAATGAAAACATAATTAAATACCTACTAAAAATTGCACCACACAGAATAACTCTAGTCCCAGAAAAAAGAAAAGAACTAACAACAGAGGGTGGATTAAATATAAAAAATAATAGCTCGACAATACAAAAAATAATCGATGATTTTCACAAAGTGGGCACTGAAGTATCGCTTTTTATAGATTGTAATTGCGTTGAGCAATGTGCCAAACTTGGTGCTGATATGGTAGAGATTCATACTGGGCTTTATGCTAACTTGCATTTAATGCTATTTTCTAATCTACCACGCACACACAATACAATAAATGAGCTATCAAAATTAAGACTAGAACTACAAGAAGGGCTAAATAATAGTCTAATAGATATACAAGAAGCAGCAAAAATAGCTAAGGAATTAAAACTAGAAGTAGCAGCAGGTCATGGGCTAAACTACAACAACATAGAGCCAATACTGAATATAGAAGAAATAACAGAGCTAAATATAGGTCATAGCATAATTTCTCGTGCAATATTTACAGGATTAGAGCAAGCCATAAAAGATATGCTAACAATAATAAACTCAAAACAATAA
- the hisH gene encoding imidazole glycerol phosphate synthase subunit HisH — MFGIVNYNVGNLASVQNALKKAGVDAIIESNPSKLKEYDKLLLPGVGAFGDAMEHLRDSGMFESILEYTKSGKYLLGICLGMQILFEKSCEFGENLGLGLIEGEITQIPKSSNEIKIPHAGWNLVSKVRDSALLDGLNDREYLYFTHSYCVRDLKHALCVTEYGVKFSSIVNKDNIFGIQPHPEKSHDVGIKILQNFIKLR; from the coding sequence ATGTTTGGTATTGTAAATTATAATGTTGGAAATTTAGCAAGTGTGCAAAATGCATTAAAAAAAGCCGGAGTAGATGCAATAATCGAATCTAATCCAAGTAAGTTAAAAGAATACGATAAGCTTCTTCTTCCTGGGGTTGGTGCATTTGGAGATGCAATGGAGCATTTAAGAGATTCTGGTATGTTTGAATCTATACTAGAATATACAAAGAGTGGAAAGTATTTGCTTGGTATTTGTCTTGGAATGCAAATTTTGTTTGAAAAGAGTTGTGAGTTTGGTGAGAATCTTGGGCTTGGACTGATAGAAGGAGAAATAACGCAAATACCAAAAAGCAGTAACGAGATAAAAATACCTCATGCAGGTTGGAATCTAGTGAGTAAAGTTAGGGATAGTGCCTTGCTAGATGGGCTTAATGATAGGGAGTATTTATATTTTACACATAGCTATTGTGTTAGAGATTTAAAGCATGCACTTTGTGTTACAGAATATGGCGTGAAATTTTCTAGCATTGTAAATAAAGATAATATATTTGGGATTCAGCCACACCCTGAAAAATCACATGATGTAGGCATTAAAATCCTGCAAAATTTTATTAAGTTGAGATAG
- the hisA gene encoding 1-(5-phosphoribosyl)-5-[(5-phosphoribosylamino)methylideneamino]imidazole-4-carboxamide isomerase, protein MQIIPAIDLKDKNAVRLSQGKMDSVKIYSTNPVELALSFMDMGASYLHIVDLDGAIHGSPKNLEVIAQIAKDTRLKIQVGGGIRNEETICKYLELGVHRVILGSIALSNPQFAKEMADKYKIIIGIDAKDGYVATQGWDKQEDILAVSFAKEFKDSNIEAIICTDIARDGMLNGVNVEFTKEIAKNSGKFTIASGGLSSQSDVDELYKSHVDGVIVGKAFYENKLDLKMLFCKYLD, encoded by the coding sequence ATGCAAATAATTCCAGCAATAGATTTAAAAGATAAAAACGCAGTAAGGCTAAGTCAAGGCAAAATGGATAGTGTAAAAATATATAGCACAAATCCGGTTGAGTTAGCATTGTCGTTTATGGACATGGGTGCTAGTTATTTGCATATTGTGGATTTAGATGGTGCAATACATGGAAGCCCAAAGAATCTAGAAGTAATAGCACAAATAGCAAAAGACACAAGGCTAAAGATTCAAGTAGGTGGTGGGATTCGTAATGAAGAGACTATTTGTAAATACTTAGAACTTGGGGTGCATAGGGTTATTTTAGGGTCTATTGCATTAAGTAATCCGCAGTTTGCAAAGGAAATGGCTGATAAATATAAAATAATAATAGGTATAGATGCTAAAGATGGTTATGTAGCTACACAAGGGTGGGACAAACAAGAAGATATCTTGGCAGTTAGTTTTGCTAAAGAATTTAAAGATAGCAATATAGAAGCAATAATATGTACTGATATTGCAAGAGATGGTATGTTAAATGGTGTCAATGTAGAATTCACAAAAGAAATAGCGAAAAATAGTGGAAAATTTACCATTGCCAGTGGTGGTTTGTCATCTCAAAGTGATGTTGATGAGTTATATAAATCACATGTAGATGGTGTAATTGTGGGTAAAGCATTTTATGAGAATAAATTAGATTTAAAAATGCTATTTTGTAAATATTTAGATTAG
- the purM gene encoding phosphoribosylformylglycinamidine cyclo-ligase: MKLDYKDSGVNIQEGNELVENLKEVVKKTFNNQVIGGIGSFSGAYAMPSGYKEPVMLAATDGVGTKLKLAIQANKLNTIGIDLVAMCVNDLICNFAEPLFFLDYYATGKLDKNRALEVIKGIASGCMEAECALIGGESAEMPGIYSDNDFDLAGFAVGVAEREIVERENNLKSGDVVIALSSSGIHSNGYSLVRKIIETNNIDIYSKFGDSTLIDSLLTPTKIYVKTFKKISKNIKALAHITGGGLIENIPRILPKNLDCYIFEKDIQKLPIFEFLEQYIKDNDKYRTFNMGVGMVLVCSKENVDSVLKDSGGYILGEIKEGSSRVAFV; encoded by the coding sequence ATGAAACTTGACTATAAGGATTCAGGTGTCAATATACAAGAAGGTAATGAGCTTGTAGAGAATTTAAAAGAAGTAGTAAAAAAGACATTTAATAATCAAGTAATAGGTGGAATTGGTTCATTTAGCGGTGCTTACGCCATGCCTAGTGGATATAAAGAACCTGTGATGTTAGCTGCTACAGATGGAGTTGGCACAAAGCTAAAGTTAGCAATACAAGCAAACAAGCTCAATACAATAGGAATCGACTTGGTTGCTATGTGTGTGAATGACCTTATTTGTAATTTTGCAGAACCATTATTCTTTTTAGATTATTATGCAACTGGGAAGCTTGATAAAAACAGGGCATTAGAAGTGATAAAAGGTATAGCATCTGGTTGCATGGAAGCAGAATGTGCTCTAATAGGTGGTGAGAGTGCAGAGATGCCTGGAATTTATAGTGATAATGATTTTGATTTGGCTGGGTTTGCTGTTGGTGTAGCTGAAAGAGAGATTGTAGAGAGAGAGAATAATCTAAAAAGCGGAGATGTAGTAATCGCTCTAAGTAGTAGTGGAATCCACTCAAATGGGTATTCTCTAGTTAGAAAAATAATAGAGACAAATAATATTGATATATATTCTAAATTTGGAGATTCCACGCTAATAGATTCACTGCTTACTCCTACAAAAATTTATGTAAAAACATTTAAAAAAATCTCCAAAAACATAAAGGCTCTAGCACATATTACAGGTGGTGGATTGATTGAGAATATCCCTAGAATCTTGCCTAAGAATCTTGATTGCTATATTTTTGAAAAAGATATACAAAAGTTGCCTATTTTTGAATTTTTAGAACAATATATTAAAGATAATGATAAATATAGAACATTTAATATGGGCGTTGGAATGGTGCTTGTATGCAGTAAAGAAAATGTAGATTCAGTCTTAAAAGATAGTGGTGGTTATATTTTAGGCGAGATAAAAGAGGGAAGCAGTCGTGTTGCGTTTGTTTAA
- a CDS encoding phosphatidylserine decarboxylase: protein MDTRLQMVTQDGFKFIIVSLIAYVLFSLLSLNSLAIISIIVACVGVYFYRNPERVCNDDSKDNIVSPVDGKIKDIIQEENKITLVVSKPICFCGLIRMPFRGYVKKAKKIHGLCNADSITGERIYIDFKHENDTDFMKLIIYPRIFSQVNFYGDDSICRIANRVGFLLDGKVFITISNINLKVSVGDMLYAGISSIGSLNNEN from the coding sequence ATGGATACTAGATTGCAAATGGTGACACAAGATGGTTTTAAGTTTATAATAGTTAGCTTAATTGCCTATGTGCTTTTTAGTTTGCTATCACTTAATAGTCTAGCTATTATCAGTATTATTGTTGCTTGTGTTGGAGTTTATTTTTATAGGAATCCAGAGCGGGTATGCAATGATGATTCTAAGGACAATATAGTATCCCCAGTCGATGGAAAAATAAAAGACATAATACAAGAAGAAAATAAAATTACTTTAGTTGTATCAAAGCCAATTTGCTTTTGTGGGTTAATTAGAATGCCTTTTAGAGGGTATGTAAAAAAAGCAAAAAAGATTCATGGACTTTGTAATGCTGATAGTATTACTGGAGAGAGAATATATATTGACTTTAAACATGAAAATGATACAGATTTTATGAAATTAATAATATATCCTAGGATATTTTCTCAAGTTAATTTTTATGGTGATGATTCTATTTGTAGAATAGCAAATAGAGTTGGATTTTTGCTTGATGGTAAAGTTTTTATAACAATTTCCAATATAAACTTAAAAGTATCAGTTGGAGATATGTTATATGCAGGTATTAGCTCTATTGGAAGTTTAAACAATGAAAATTAA
- the prmA gene encoding 50S ribosomal protein L11 methyltransferase, protein MDSLYNCLAIEADKFLWLFIDKAMELTGEAIEEVEGGFIVRTTQDVEKIEQNLREFLQYLQQTFGETITLKTKITQEENKDWICNYKNSVQPVLCGRFYIRPSWHDSLNNDEIIDIIVDPALAFGSGHHGSTYGCLIALSSIDLVGKNLVDVGCGSGILSIAAKKAGANVWSCDTDSIAVESTKDNASKNNLQIDNVWEGTLTTMSCNNVKFDVIVANILADIIVTIPFEKYIKKGGILILSGILEQYIQKVLDRFDNFKKLSCEINDEWATIILQLN, encoded by the coding sequence ATGGATTCTCTTTATAATTGCCTAGCTATAGAAGCAGATAAGTTTTTATGGCTCTTTATAGATAAAGCCATGGAATTGACTGGAGAGGCAATAGAAGAGGTTGAGGGTGGCTTTATTGTACGAACCACACAAGATGTCGAAAAAATAGAGCAGAATCTAAGGGAATTTCTACAATATCTACAACAAACTTTTGGCGAAACAATTACCCTAAAGACCAAGATAACACAAGAAGAAAATAAAGATTGGATTTGCAACTATAAAAATTCGGTTCAACCGGTGCTATGTGGTAGGTTCTATATAAGACCATCATGGCATGATAGCTTAAACAATGATGAGATTATAGATATAATAGTTGATCCAGCTTTAGCATTTGGTAGTGGTCATCATGGTAGCACCTATGGTTGCTTGATTGCGTTAAGTAGTATTGATTTAGTAGGCAAGAATCTTGTTGATGTTGGTTGTGGTAGCGGTATTTTATCTATTGCAGCTAAGAAAGCAGGTGCTAATGTTTGGAGTTGCGATACTGATAGTATAGCAGTAGAATCTACTAAGGATAATGCTTCTAAGAATAACCTACAAATAGATAATGTATGGGAAGGCACTTTAACAACTATGAGTTGCAATAATGTTAAGTTTGATGTCATTGTTGCAAACATATTAGCAGATATAATAGTAACAATACCATTTGAAAAGTATATAAAAAAGGGTGGCATATTGATACTATCTGGGATACTGGAACAATATATACAAAAGGTTTTAGATAGATTTGATAATTTTAAAAAACTCTCTTGTGAAATTAATGATGAATGGGCTACAATAATACTACAACTTAATTAA